Proteins from a single region of Macaca fascicularis isolate 582-1 chromosome 5, T2T-MFA8v1.1:
- the CASP3 gene encoding caspase-3 isoform X2, translating to MENTENSVDSKSIKSLEPKIIHGSKSVDSGISLDNSYKMDYPEMGLCIIINNKNFHKSTGMASRSGTDVDAANLRETFINLKYEVRNKNDLTREEIVELMRNVSKEDHSKRSSFVCVLLSHGEEGIIFGTNGPLDLKKITSFFRGDCCRSLTGKPKLFIIQACRGTELDCGIETDSGVEDDMACHKIPVEADFLYAYSTAPDRLTLREIEKNLHEISGAGLPG from the exons AAAAATCATACATGGAAGCAAATCAGTGGACTCTGGAATATCCCTGGACAACAGTTATAAAATGGATTATCCTGAGATGGGTTTatgtataataattaataataagaaTTTTCATAAAAGCACTG GAATGGCATCTCGGTCTGGTACAGATGTTGATGCAGCAAACCTCAGGGAAACATTCATAAACTTGAAATATGAAGTCAGGAATAAAAACGATCTTACACGTGAAGAAATTGTGGAATTGATGCGTAATG TTTCTAAAGAAGATCACAGCAAAAGGAGCAGTTTTGTTTGTGTGCTTCTGAGCCATGGTGAAGAAGGAATAATTTTTGGAACAAATGGACCTCTTGAcctgaaaaaaattacaagctTTTTCAGAGGGGATTGTTGTAGAAGTCTAACTGGAAAACCCAAACTTTTCATTATTCAG GCCTGCCGTGGCACAGAACTGGACTGTGGCATTGAGACAGACAGTGGTGTTGAGGATGACATGGCGTGTCATAAAATCCCAGTGGAGGCCGACTTCTTGTATGCATACTCCACAGCACCTG accggctgacacttagggaaatagaaaagaacctacatgaAATATCAGGGGCTGGTTTGCCCGGATAA
- the CASP3 gene encoding caspase-3 isoform X1, whose protein sequence is MENTENSVDSKSIKSLEPKIIHGSKSVDSGISLDNSYKMDYPEMGLCIIINNKNFHKSTGMASRSGTDVDAANLRETFINLKYEVRNKNDLTREEIVELMRNVSKEDHSKRSSFVCVLLSHGEEGIIFGTNGPLDLKKITSFFRGDCCRSLTGKPKLFIIQACRGTELDCGIETDSGVEDDMACHKIPVEADFLYAYSTAPGYYSWRNSKDGSWFIQSLCAMLKQYADKLEFMHILTRVNRKVATEFESFSLDATFHAKKQIPCIVSMLTKELYFYH, encoded by the exons AAAAATCATACATGGAAGCAAATCAGTGGACTCTGGAATATCCCTGGACAACAGTTATAAAATGGATTATCCTGAGATGGGTTTatgtataataattaataataagaaTTTTCATAAAAGCACTG GAATGGCATCTCGGTCTGGTACAGATGTTGATGCAGCAAACCTCAGGGAAACATTCATAAACTTGAAATATGAAGTCAGGAATAAAAACGATCTTACACGTGAAGAAATTGTGGAATTGATGCGTAATG TTTCTAAAGAAGATCACAGCAAAAGGAGCAGTTTTGTTTGTGTGCTTCTGAGCCATGGTGAAGAAGGAATAATTTTTGGAACAAATGGACCTCTTGAcctgaaaaaaattacaagctTTTTCAGAGGGGATTGTTGTAGAAGTCTAACTGGAAAACCCAAACTTTTCATTATTCAG GCCTGCCGTGGCACAGAACTGGACTGTGGCATTGAGACAGACAGTGGTGTTGAGGATGACATGGCGTGTCATAAAATCCCAGTGGAGGCCGACTTCTTGTATGCATACTCCACAGCACCTG GTTATTATTCTTGGCGAAATTCAAAGGATGGCTCCTGGTTCATCCAGTCGCTTTGTGCCATGCTGAAACAGTACGCCGACAAGCTTGAATTTATGCACATTCTTACCCGGGTTAACCGAAAGGTGGCAACAGAATTTGAGTCCTTTTCCCTTGATGCTACTTTTCATGCAAAGAAACAGATTCCATGTATTGTTTCCATGCTCACAAAAGAACTGTATTTTTATCACTAA